The following DNA comes from Megalobrama amblycephala isolate DHTTF-2021 linkage group LG20, ASM1881202v1, whole genome shotgun sequence.
TGCCGCTGGATTTATCTGATCTGCAAGATGTGCCGCTTGGAGACAGTGGAGGAGCTGAAAACTGTTTCCTGGTTAGTCTCCTGATGCGGTCCCTGAACTGCACTGCACCACAGATTAAGCCCTCTGAGCTACCAAGCAAACAGCTGCTGCCTTTGATTGCTTGATGGCACCGATGGTAGTAACTGAGAGGCGCCTGTGGCTGAATATGGTGGACATCAGAGAGCCCAGGTCAGAGAGCCCTGGTCTCGCCCTCTGAACTTTTCAGCACGTCTGTTGAAACGGTGTTCGCAGTCGATGGATTTCCCGCGCTTATCCAGGTCTCTCGTATCGAATTGCCGAGAAGTAACATTCTCATTGCCCCGCATACGCTGAGTTATTGGAGGTTATGGAACGTGCCTTGGGCAGGCTACAGCTGCCTTGGGAGCGCATGAGGAAAGATACCGTACGTGAAAGGCTTGACGAACGGTTTCTTTCCAGCCATAACCCGGTAACTCCAgtgagccttccattccttccaGATCTCCAAGTAGAGGTTGAGAAGGCATGGAAGAACCCGTACTCGGCTAGAATTCATTTACATCAGTGAGGGAATTTCGCTGATGTTGAGGGATTGAGCCAGCATGGGTATGTGTCGATGCCGGCCATTGATGAGATGTTCGCGAACTATCTCTTCACGGGCAGTGCGCCAACACTGAAAGCTCCGGTCCTGCCGTCCAGACCCCTTAAAGTGACATCATGTCTAAACGGCAGGGAGTACGCTGCAGCGGGTCAGGCTGGCACGGATTTGCACACAATGGCAGTGTTGCAAGACTACCAGGCAGACATGCTGAAGGATCTGGATCAGGGGCTGGGTTTGTCCCCTGAGGCGGTGGCTGAGCTGCGCCGCACCACAGATCTCGATTGGCAGATCGATGGCGGCTATGGTGGCCATGGTGGCCTCCTCCTCCACGGAGTAAGACGCAAAAGTGGCAGGATACGAGGAAGAAGAAGcaagacttaaaggattagtctacttttaaataaacttttgctgataatttactcacccccatgtcatccaagatgtccatgtctttctttcttcagtcaaaaagaaattaaggtttttgatgaaaacattcaccaaacgttcaaggtccaaatgacagtttcattgcagcttcaaagggttttaaacgataccagacgataccagacgatgaataagggtcttatctagcgaaacgatcggtcatttaaaaaaaaaaaaaaagtttaagttttataagcacaaatgcttgccttgctctgttctgcgaTGCGCGATCGTGACATCACGTAATATGCAGTtatgttgaaaaggtcacgcttgacgtaggtggaagtaccgagtCAGTGTTTACAAGTTGAACATACAAATACTAAGTCAAACACCGTATACAAAAAAAGGGAGttaaaaggtaaaacaacgatgttggacgattttgaaCTTCGAGAAGAGGAGATGGAGTACACAGGAATACACAGAAGTATTCCTGTGTACTCCATCTCATAAGAAATTAGGCAGATGGAAGAGACTGCTGCGGCGACACACACCTCTCAAGCATCGGGCAGACGAAGATCTAACGAGACGTGGTGGTGCACATGTGGCAAATGCCAACCATTGCCAACAGAGGAAGAATCTCAATGCTGCCACGACTGGACTATTTCAATCCCACCATTAGAATCAGTCAGTGAGTCAGCTGGTGAGACCCTGTTTCCATCTCGCTGCATTACCGAACAAAATGGATTTCCACCGTTACTGTAATGATGGGTCAACGGCGtgaggatccatttgcagcgtCTTTATTAAGACAACACAGTACAGTATAAACAGGGACAAGGCAGTATCATAAACAGGGACAGGCTTGGGTCGAGACAGGCGGCTAGAATCAAGGTCTTACAACAGGCAGAGGTCATGGCTGGCGGCAAACAAACACAGTCCAGAAAGCAGGCAAGGATCAGGGTCGGCGGCAAAGGTTCACAGAGATAAGGCAGTCCAATCGGTAACAGAATAACAGTCCACAggaaaacgctcagaaatgatcacctaggcaaatcaagacttcgcggtgtatggatgtgtgtgtgagtgttttatggtgtgtgtgtgtgtgtgatgcagtGCAGGTGTGTGcgcaatcagtcccaggaatgagggcctatgggTAGTGTAGTCCAGATGGGAGCATGTCAATATTTGGGTGACGGCTCCCTCCAGTGGCCGGGAGGAAGAGCCACGGGAGCCATATTCATGACAGTTACTGAGCAACAGCGTTTTAGAGGTGTTTTTTTAGTTTGCCCAAAATTAACTGGAAATGCTGTCCGAGGCCCCAAGGACCTGGTGGCACCCTAACAGTAGAGTAAGTATTGTGTAGTATGATtacatattatacatattttatataacgttatatatttaaaagtgaTTGACTGCACACATctcttttattttacagtcaatACAGGCTGGTGGCATACAGGATAGTTCTGGAATGGATGCTGAAAGGGGAGAGATTGGGAAGACGTTCTTCCAGGAGGGTTCTTCCATCCTGTGTTGTCAGTGCCATCAGACTGTCATACCCTTCTCCATCAGGACAGTATGTAGGCTTCAGAGAAGCAGAAGAGGCTTTTGGTCTTTTGTAGGAATAAtagtttgaatttgaattacaatgttacatttttgatgaacattATAATTTGTTGTGGCTTTGGTAGTATTTGTTACTTACTGTAATTGCTGTAGTTTTGTTATTTTCATAGTCAATGTTATTTGTTATTGTATATACATCAACACTACATACTTATTGATGTCTCacacaaatgtttattttggaaGAATGAAACAAATTTGAGAACTACAGTCGTTGATGTTTAATTACAACTGATGTAGGGTACCATCAGTAAGGACCATATATTCACACTAAcacaagaaatatttttttttccaccaacaCTGTATTCTGTTTTTACCTCATTAagaaaaaattagaaaaactataaaataacttgagtaataataataattgtacaTTAGACTGTAacaattttaaagtaaattagtGTCCAAATCGTGATAAGTGCTTTGCAATTATTTCTTGCTTGTCAGGCCTTGGTGTTAGGGCTATGTTCTGCAGCAATGGGCAATGAGTCAAATGAGAAGAACTGTCCTTGTAAACAACGTTGGTGTCCAGCTGCCACTGTACAACTTTCTCAACCAGAGTCTCCCTGAATTTTTGAGTGGTTTGTTCAAAAATCGCTTTGGCTACCCATTCTTTGGTATGTTTGGGGAAAACCATGTTGTACTGAGGTACACctataataaaagaaaaaagattaaacataacaataaattataccatttttattgattacattaCTATAATAGAATATTCACATTTGATTCTCAACCTGATGAACTTAAATCTATTGTCAtcaatttcaattcaattcaattcacatttatttgtatagcgcttttcacgatacatatcatttcaaagcagctttacagagaatgcatgtcaacattacaatttaaagaatgcagatagcaaataatgtaataatttaggcaattaatttacaatcactgttagcagtttaactgaacatagaagcaatgagctcctgaaaaatgaattacattaacaataattaggatatagaaatttgggaatgtgcatgttgatccagatgattgcgtcttctgaagtcctcgcaggagttggcgccgtctcttcataggtgttggtcatctgaggtcttcttaagaggctggatccaaactgaagctgaagtcctctctagtcacctcgggaCGGGTGTCCCGaggcaaaacagaaaagcaaatggagaataattagcgtagctgctgttcataacattaagcaaagatagtcatgtgcaattgatctgatatgagatgcattatgtgaatgattggctaaagagatgtgtctttaatctagatttaaactgggtgagcgagtctgagccccgaacattatcaggaaggctattccagagtttcggagccaaatgtgaaaatgctctccctcctttagtggacttagctatcctaggtacaaccagaagtccggagttttgtgatcttaaagagcgtgaaggattgtagggtgatagaagatcggttaagtacacaggagctaaaccatttagagccttataggtcattagcaatactttataatcaatacggaacttaataggtaaccagtgtagagatgataaaattggtgttatatgatcatattatcttgacctggtaagaactctagcagctgcattttgtactaattgtagcttatttattgaggaagcaggacaaccagctaataatgcattacagtaatctagtcgagacgtcatgaaagcatgaactaacttttctgcatcagaaatagataacatattccgaatcttagcaatgtttctgaggtggaagaaggctgtttttgtaacataagaaatatgattttcaaaggacaagttgctgtctaatataacacccaggtctttaactgtcgaggatggagtaacagtacatccttctaaatgcagattgtagtctgagagattctgtgtacaggtttttggcccaataagtaatacttcagtcttatctgaatttaatagaagaaaattactagtcatccaatgttttacttctttaatacattctgtcagattggataatttagagatttcatctggttgtgttgaaatatataactgagtatcatcggcatagcagtggaaactaattccatgttttcttataatattgccgagtggcagcatgtagattgaaaatagcagagggcctaacactgatccttgcggcactccatagtttactatcgtgatcttagatttttccccgtttatataaacaaaattgtgacggtctgataggtacgacctaaaccaccgtaatgcctggccctgaataccagtgtaattttgtagtcgatctaggagtattttatgatctatagtgtcgaacgcagcactgagatcaagtaacactagtattgagacacagccctggtcagaagctagaagtaagtcgtttgtaattttaacgagcgcagtttctgtgctatgatgagatctgaatcctgactgaaatttttctTAGATAgcgtttttttgcaagaaggagcatAATTGGACCGACActactttttctagtattttagacataaatggaagatttgagatgggtctgtaatttgctaatacgtttggatctaattgtggtttcttaatgagaggcttaataactgctagcttgaacggtcGTGGGACatgacctagagataaagacgagttgataatattgagaagaggctcttctgctacaggtaacaattctttcagtagtttagtgggcATTGGATCTAGTAAACATGTTGTAGGTTTAGACGCAgtgataagtttatttagctctccctgtcctatagttgtaaagcactgcaactgttcttgaggggcgataattgaggctgaatcataaaaatctgttaaaggttgtacatttacaattgtatttctgatactttcgattttctcagtaaagaaattcataaagtcatcactactaaattgtaatgaaatgttttgttctggtgatgtctgtttatttgttaatctagccactgtactaaacaagaaccgtggattgttttggttattttctatGAGTTTGCGGAGATGCTCAGCTCTGGCTGCTTTTAGAGTCTTTCTATAACGGGACGAGCTGTCTTTCCACACGATTCTGAAGACCTCTAAacgagtttgtctccatttgcgttctagattgcgagtttcttttttgatagcgcgagtaatactgttgtaccaaggtacagtatttttctctctaaccttttttaatctcatcggtgcaacagtatctaatgtactagtgaaaatggtgcacatgctgctagtcattttcttgagatcatttgtgtgtttaggtacgatgagcagctgagacagatcaggcaggttatttgtgaatttatctatagttGTCGGGAGAATTGTTCTGCCTAGTCGATATTGCGGAGCAATTTGACAAATATCATCAGTATGCAGTACGCATGTTACAAGGTAGTGATCAGAGACGTCATCACTTTGCGGTAGAATTTCTATATCGGTTGGATTGAttccatgtgatataattaaatctagtgtatgattaaaacggtgagtgggtccagtgacgttttgtttgaccccaaatgagtttagtaaatcagtaaacgcagcccctaacgtatcatttgtattgtcaacatgaatgttaaaatctccaacaatcagCGCTTTATCGACGTTGACCAATAGGTCTGAGAGAAAGTCTGAAAACTCTTTTAGGAAATCAGTATAAGGGAGGTCTATAAACGGTAGCTAAAGCAAGAGATAGTAGcgactttttacttatatctgagagtgtaatatttagcataagaatttcaaatgaattaaacctATAGTTTGTTCTCTGAGTAACATTAAGATTACCTCTATAGATTGTTGCAACACCACCGCCACGGCCAATCAGacggcatttatttttataacagtagccaggtggacaagactcattaagaccgaaataatcatttggtttaagccatgtttcagtaaggcaaattaaatcaagactattatctgtgatcatttcatttataataaccGCCTTAGTTGTCAGTGATGTAATGTTTAGTAGCCCTAGCtttagaaattgtttttgttcagtaattttGCGAATTTCTGGTTTGATCACGATCACATTTTTTCtagatcctttatttttattgttagacCTCACTATTCGGGGAATAGACACAGTTTCTATAGACTGTACTACACTCACATTTCTATCAATTAAGTGGGCAGAACACAGACTGTGATTTGAGGTTTGACTTACTAGTCATACGGTGCGAAGCATCTTGGAGATGTTCTCCGACAGAAGATCAGCTCCGATTCTGCTGGGGTGCAGGCCATCAGCACGGAAGAGCCTAGGACGCTCCCAGAAAAGATTCCAATTATTTATAAAGAGCAGCTTCTGTTCATTACACCAAGACATcaaccattcatttaaagcaaataatctactGAACCTTTCATGTCCTCGTCGGTACATCGGAAGCGGTCCGGACACGATGATCCTCGTCGCGGGTGATGTGGCTCGTACCGTCTCGATCAGGCTCCTGAAGTCCTGCTTCAGCACCTCCGTCTGCCGCAGCCTGGTGTCGTTCACCCCCGCGTGCAGCACTACAGCTCCGATGGTCTCAGCACCGTTGAGGATCGCGGGAACCTGCGCAGCGACATCGAGAACACGAGCACCAGGAAAACAGTGACTGCGCACCTTACCTTTGGCTGTGGTGGCGTGGACGTGGCGGACGATGGAGTCTCCGATGACCACGGCGTCGCGTTCCGCCTCGCGAAGAGGGGAGAAGCGGTTCCGTGTCGAGACCTCGAAGATCGGGGGCGGCGGAGGAGGAGAGGTCCTGGTCCGAGGCCTGGCTCGCGTCTTCCGCTGCTGAAGCACCCAAGGTCCCTGGTGAGACGGCGCCGGAGTGAACGAGGGCTGGGATGAACGCGTTCTGGGAGCTCGGGCCCTGTGCAGAGAAACACACGGCGTAGAGGAAGCAGGAGTGTTAATATCGCGCTGTAAACTTACCGAGGAGCGGTGAGCGTCAGCACGGGAAGTTTCCAGCGCTGTCTGCCGCTCACGTAGCTCGGCCTGCTTCTCGAGAAGGGTCCGGATCTGTCGCTCCACGTCCTCCAGTTCCAATTGCACCGCATGCAGCTCAAACGTGTCCTCACCTGCACACAAAGGTAGAGAAGCATCCGATACACTCGCCATTAGAATAGATGAACAATAATATAGTGAGAGAAGAGTACAAACGCTAGTGTGCCACGCCGCTAttgctaacgggctaaagctaataGCGAATGTTCGGAAAGTCGGATAAAACTAGCGATATCAAGGTAATCCGAgtgtttttatgtaaaatattgttGGGGATGTGTTCCCCCGCCGAAAAAGAAAGAGTGATATGTTATAAGTTTGATTTTAAGAGACAAAAACAAGCAATTAGGAATCAGCTCGACGGAGCTCTAGCTCAAACAGTGCGGCAGCAACAAACCATGGAACAATAAATATCTTCTACATCACCCTACATATTGAAAAATCTTTAGTAGTTACTCACAATATGTTGTTTTCCACTTACCAGTAGTGGTTGATGCTTGCTGACGACCTACATTTTCATTGTGGTCAAGGATAGCTAGTTGTGTTCTTGCAACCATGGACGCATAATGAAAATGTAGGTTCTTTGAGcagtatttcagcaggacagaATGTAACACCGTCAGTTGTCCTaaagataaaagaaaaatttGTATCCGGTGTACATACATGTACATGTGTATGTACATtactatatgtatataaataactTACCAGTGTGTTTGAAAAGAGCCATTTGCCTCAAATCCTTTTGAAGTCCTTTGTCCAGAACAAGACTCTGCAGTGTGTGGAAGGCACGTGAGTCTTTTCCAAGCCATTTTTTTCTGCATTGCTGTTCCATACTGAGATCATCGTGTCCATATTTTTTCGGCTTTCCTTCTTCAAACCAACTGTGCACACCTGTAATGTGATAAAGTATGGACTTCCAATTCTCGATCAGTTCCTGTATAAATACATGAATatacaaaaaagtaatttagaaataaaaataaaaaataaaaataattactaCATTTACTTGCCTGTCTGACCTCCCATCTCCAGACAAATGAACTGGATTACAGAGTTCAGTTTGCAAATGTATGTCATTAATTGCTGCTTTCTGTTGTTCTTGATATTCTTCATCAATGACTGGAATAAGGTAGGAAGACTGAATGTCAAAGTAAATGCTTTTATGgggtatttgaaggttgagcaaaGTGGCCCAATCAGCAATGTCTGTATATGTTGCTATAGTGAATAGTGTGCATGCAGAAACAAGAAGATTATTAGCTGGCATTCCCCTAACATCACTGCATGAACTCTACTTTCACTTGTGTTTTTTTCACATTCCAAGTGAACACGGAGAACACTTCCCACAGTTGCTTTTGTGGTCTTTGTTATTACTGATCCACATTCTTGACATCTTTTGAACAGCTCCATGACATTGGGCTCGTTGACAATCCATTTTTTCTGTTTCCAATGCATTTCACATTCCTCTTCTTCTGTGCTTGGGGTAGACGTTGATGTTGAACTCAGTGGCTGAAAACTAACATCTTTCTTGTCCGATGGAGGATCTATGGAAAGCAGGCTAACATCAAGCTCCAAACTTTCTTCTAATTGCTCTTCCATATGTTCTGCTTGATTATACACAGGGGGCTGTGAAATTACATGGATTAAAGTTGGTTTATAATATAACTGAATATAAATTAGTAATATAAAtagtatatttaatacatttattacagtatatctgtgcatttttaatgATACATCaccaaattattaaatactacaTTTTTAGAAATTCATTTTTTCCCAATGTCTAACACAAAAGCATAATTGACCATAATTTcactttgtttgttttacttacAGACTGGTGGGAGTGTAGGGAGGACAAAATATATCCCAGATGATGAGGGTGTTTTCCTGTTTCTGTCACGATCACCAtcagttcctgtcagttcccggactacatttcccattaTCCTCTCTgtcagtcacatgcacacactccacaccaatcacctgtcaCCACATACAGCTTAGCACTTCatctggactataaaggactttcactCACACCACCTCACGACGAAGTCTTGTTTAACTATTGTTGCAATTCAGAGCATTTATAtcctgtctgtttgtttgtt
Coding sequences within:
- the LOC125255955 gene encoding uncharacterized protein LOC125255955, which translates into the protein MEQQCRKKWLGKDSRAFHTLQSLVLDKGLQKDLRQMALFKHTGQLTVLHSVLLKYCSKNLHFHYASMVARTQLAILDHNENVGRQQASTTTGEDTFELHAVQLELEDVERQIRTLLEKQAELRERQTALETSRADAHRSSVSLQRDINTPASSTPCVSLHRARAPRTRSSQPSFTPAPSHQGPWVLQQRKTRARPRTRTSPPPPPPIFEVSTRNRFSPLREAERDAVVIGDSIVRHVHATTAKGKVRSHCFPGARVLDVAAQVPAILNGAETIGAVVLHAGVNDTRLRQTEVLKQDFRSLIETVRATSPATRIIVSGPLPMYRRGHERFSRLFALNEWLMSWCNEQKLLFINNWNLFWERPRLFRADGLHPSRIGADLLSENISKMLRTV